CTTGATGCGGTTTCAGTACTGGCAACTCTACTGAGTCAAGTTTGGACATAAAGAATTTTATTGGAAGAGCTGACCAAAAATCTGGTCATGgtttaaatcaatattttacaATCCAAGAGTGAGGGAACTTCAGAACTTAGCACCCAAGAAAGATTAGATTCCTtccagtatgggaacaggccctaaagcccaacaagtccacaccgaccttccggagagtaatccacccagacctattcccctatgtttacccttgactaatgcacctataggcaatttagcatgtccaattcacctgacttgcacatctttgggttgagggaggaaactgaagaatccagaggaaacccatgcagagacggggagaatgtacaaactccaccaAAAATAGTTACCTGTTTTGAATTGAACTCAggaccctgatactgtgaggcagcagtgttaacaactgagccacggtgccacccaGACAGGGGTgaaatgaaaaaggaaattaCCAAAGAGGGAATATGTGAAAACCAATAAAATTGTGGAAAATTCTAAGATATTGTATCTGTATCCTCTCTTTGTCTTCCTAATTTCCTTTATCATTTCACCTCTGTGCTTTCTATATTTTCCCATGCTTCCCAAATATGGCTACTTTTCAGATTGTTGTAAGGTCTATTTATTCTGCTGTTTCTTACCTGATATGCCTCTGGATATCAGGGGGCTCCAGGTTTGTTAGTGCCACCCTTTTTCTTTGTGGAGACATGTCTACATTGTGCACATAGATTCTCACTTTTCAATGTTTCCCACTGACTTTCCTTCAAGTAGCTGTAATCAATCCACTTTGCCAGATCATCTCTCAGCTTTGTAAAGTTTGCCCTCCCCTAATTTACAACTTTTACTCCTGTTCAATTATTGTCCCATTCCCTTCCAGAATGATGATAAATGTATTATGGTCATCTTCAAAATGACCATCCACAGCTATTTAAACCACTTGGCCAATTTCATTTCTTAAGACTAAATCGAGAATTGCAACCACTATTGTTGTACTTATGTGTTGGTTTAGAAAAAAGTGTCCTCCGTTCCTTTCACACCATTTGTGTCCCAGTTGATTCTAGGGTTGTTGAAGTTCCCAACTATGATTGCCCGATTGAGTTTGCACTTAAATTTGCCAACATATTCATTCCTGCCATTTTTTGTTGAGTTCAGTCTCATTTAATGTTTAATTTGTGTGGCACCTCTCTTCACGAGTgtcattgatttttcttttaaaccaaTGATGCTATGTCTCCACCATAagaccgaggagcaggagtaggtcatctggccctCCGACccagctccgccattcaataagatcatggctgaccttcttgttgcctcagctccacttacccgctctCTCACAATATCccttaaatattttttgaacaataaaggaattatctTAGCTTGAAAAACATTTCTGAAGTAgcttcaactacttcactgggcagggaagcCATAGTttcccaaccctctgggtgaagaagttccttctcaattcagtcctaaatctgctccctctaattttgaggctatgccctcttgacctagtttcacctgccagtggaaacaacctctgtacgtctatcttatctattccattcataattttatatgtttcaataagttctcccctcatttttctaaattccaatgaatataattccagtctattcagtctctcctcataagccaacccctgaactctggaatcaacctagtgaacttccttTGTACCCCCTctggtgccagtacatcctttctcaagtaaggagaccaaaactgcatgtagtCCAGGCgtggcctcactagcaccctgtacagctgcaacataacttctccgcttttaaattcaatcccttttgcaaaggaggacaaaatttcatttgccttcctaattacctgttgtacatGCAGACAATTTTTATCCCTTTCTGTAAACTGTCAAAAACTCTACATCCAGAAATGTTGAGCTGCATCTTTGACCCTTGTTAAGCTAAATTTCTGTTAAATCAATGAAAATCATGCTGCAATGTGTACACAGCTCTTTGGCTTCGTACTTTTACATATATACTTGAATATTGCCAAGTTCTTGTGCTGTGTATATTTTAATCTTTGCTGTCTTCTGTCACTAAGTTTCTGCCTCCTGTTCCCTGCTCTGAATTTGCCTACTGATTCTCATCCTCTATAAATCTAGATTCAATCCTCCCCACCATACTATCTTCACCTTAAAGCACAAATCATACAGAGTGAATCAAAAGTCCAACCTTGTTGATTTACAGACCCAATTTTATATTCGTATAAATGAAAGGATTGAGTAAATTAAAATCTTCGGTCAGTGTCCCACAACAATACAACAAAGAAAAATTAGGTGTACAACGTAACTATATAGTATAAATGGCCCTACCTGACCTGGGACAGTTTGATGCTGACTCAGAGTTTAAGGGGTTGGGAGTGAAGGTGTAGAAGGATTCCAATCCCCAGCATCGACACTCACCTTAAAATGGGACAAATCAATGACTATGTCAGCAGATTGTCTAATTACTACAGTAAAAGTTTTGTTCAAACATTTGGCAGTCCAAAGACTAAAATGATGCATTGTTGGTATTTTTTGGTTAACCTCTACTCATTCAGATAGTTACCAGGTAAAAAGCTAGACATCGATTAGGAGGTGCGGAGtacataacatagaacattacagcgcagtgcagaccctttggccctcaatgctgtgctgacctgtggaaccaatctgaaactcatctatcctacactattcaattttcatccaGATGTTTATCCAATGGTGATTTTAATGCCCTTcaaattggcgagtctactattgttggaGGCAGGACATTTCACATCTCTGCTACtaccctgagtaaagaaactatctctgacatcctACATCTATcaatcctcaatttaaagctatgtcctctcatgttagccatcactatctgaggactCTCAttttccaacctatctaaccctcaattattaattttaacagaatccctacaatgtggaaacaagccacttggcccagcaagtccacaccaaccctccaaagagtaacccacccagacccattcccctaccctattattctacatttcccctgactaatgcatctaacctacacatccctgaacattatgggcaatttagcatgtccaattcacctgacctgcacatctttggactgcgggagggaactggaggaaacccaggcagtcattgggagaatgtgcaaactccacacagacagtcgcccgaggctggaatcaaacctgggtccctggcactgtgaggcagcagtgctaaccactgagccactatgccaccccaaattatatgtctcaattaagtcacctctcaacattcttctctcaaatgaaaacagtctcaagttcctcagcctttcctccataccagacaacatcctagtaaatctcctctgaaccctttccaaagcttccacatccttcctataattcggtgaccaaaactgtatgcaataccttgagtgcagccgcaccagagttttgtggtaaactactagtaactgaattcgAGAATGAGCATTTtcaatcaaccaccaccctgtcttctttcagctagccaatttctgatccaaactgttaaatcttcCTCAATCCTatgtctccgtattttgtgcagtagctaccgtggggaaccttatcaaacgccttactgaaatccatatacgccacatcaactgctttaccttcatctacctgttttgtcaccttctcaaagaactctcgaataaggttagttaggcataacctacccttcacaaaaccatactgaccatctctaatcaaattattcctttctagatgattataaatcctaccgcttataaccttttccaacactttaccaaagTAAGACTCACTTGTTTATAATTATCAGGgtggtctctactccccttcttgaacaaggggataacatttgctatcttccagtcttctggcactattcctgtagacattgattacagaaagatcaaagccaaaaaggctctgcaatctccttcctggcttcccagataaATCTCATCAGGCCCAGTGGActttacctattttcacactttacagaattgctaacatcgcctccttatgaacctcaatcccatctagtctagtaacctgtatttcagtattctccttgacatcATCatatttttcctgtgtgaatacagtgaaaaatattcattaagctcttctatctcctcagactccatgcacaatttcccactactatccttgattggccctaatctttctctagtcattcttttatttctgatatacctatagaaagctttagggtttgaCCTTGATCCCACCTGTCAATGACTTCTCCTGTCGCCTCCTGGCTCTTCctagctctttctttaggtccttcctggctaacttataactctcaagcactCGAACTGatccttcacatctcatcctaacataaaccttcttctttctctttacaagatattcaacttctttagtaaatcacagcTCCCTTGCTCGAGCACTTACTTCCTGCCTGACAGCTACATACTTATcgaggacacacagtagctgttccttgagtaagctccacatttcaattgtgcccatcccctgcagtttctttccccatcctaaatcttgcatGATCACATCAtgattgccttttccccagctataactcttgccctgcattatatacctatcTCTTTCAATAGCTAAAGTaagcataactgaattgtggtcactatcaccaaagtgctcacctacctccaaatctaacacctgactcggttcattacccagtaccaaatccaatgtggcctcgccccttgttggcttgtctacatactggatcaggaaaccatcctgcacacattgaacaaaaactgagcCATCTAAAAGTAcctgaactatagtatttccagtcaatatttgaaaagttaatgtCCCCCAAAacaactaccctattactcttgctcctattccAGAATCACttttgttatcctttcctctacatgtcTGGAGCTATTAGGAGGCCAAttaaaactcccaacagggtgacctctcctttcctgtttctaacctcagcccatactacctcagtagacaaatcatcaaacattctttctgctactgtaatactgtccttgattaacaatgccacatctccccctctgataccatcttctctgttcttactaaaacatctaaatcctaaCAACCATTACtgtccttgctctatccatgtctctgaaatggccacaaccaATCGACAAccaaggtaccaacccatgctgcaagttcacccaccttactgCAGATGGTCCTGGAGTTGAAGTAGACagacttcaaaccaccttccttcATGCCGGTGAActcctgcgaccttgaaaccattttctgacctcactactctcaccCTCCTGGATATCGGAACTAtaatttaggttcccattcctctgatgaattagtttaaactctcccgaagAGCATCAGCaaatcccaccccaccccaactgcCCAGGAGTAGAAGAAGAAATGACCAGCATACAGAATTCATTGTAATGGGTTTATTAATGCTCAAGTTCTTGGGGAAAGTTgttaaaaaataacaaaacatttgGATTTTGAAATTGGCTAGTGCTTTTTCCTTACCTCAACATAGTGGCCTTTGATTGCATGTGGTTTCTCATAGGCTTGAGTGCATTCTATTGTCAGTCTAGTCACTAATTGTCAGCAGGATACAGACCATTTTATAACAACACAGTACAGCCTGATTCTGTTCACATCTGACTTGTACCTGTACTTTACAACAAGGTCAGTGGCTGAAGAAACAAGGTCAGTGGCTGAAGAAGAGCAAGATGATTGAATGAATTTTCCTCTTTATCCCCAAGCATTTGGGCCAATAGTAGTGGTTCAGTTGTTGCAGAGTGCATTAGCAATTCCCAATGTATAAGTTGATCCAATTAACAAACCTAACTTAAAGCAATGAGACATTGCCAATTCTAGAACATGTAGAAAATAAACAGTTTAATGGAGGAAGTCAGAATAACAAGGGTTTTAATTTTCAGTGCAAGTCAGGTGATAAACATTTTGAACAATACAGATTACCATGATCAAACAAGATAAGGCATCTCCTATTGAATAGCTCATCCAATAATGGCAACATTCACCTCaatcataatttattttaatacagAATTTATATCAGAGATCAGGCCTTTGCACTAAATTTGGTAAACTTCAAAATGAGCTTCTAGGACTTCTCACCATTTGGATAATCGTAGGACGATCATATAAAGAAAAATAATCCAAGAACAATCAATCATAGTTAAACAAAACCTAAAACATTGTTCAATCTTTCAAACAATCTTAGCAAGTTTCCTGAGCTCATTGGTTTTTGCCACAAGTTAAATGGTTTAATACTGACAGAAAtgtttgtcatttgcaaactagTTTCTTCTTCTGAAAACAGACAAGTAAAAATAATGATGCATTTTCTCATCCCAACTAGCCAAGTACTTGTAAGGGTCTTGTAGTTTAAATTCTCTGCATCATTTCTCAACCTTAAGTTCAAAGTAATCAGAAAATATTAAACAGTTAACGGTAAATGTATCTGTTTAAATTTCCATGGGAGCTTTCAATACTTTCCTTCCTCTCCCAGAAGGACAGGAGTTCCACATTCAGTCAGAGTCAGTTGCTACTCACTTCCCTCTTTCCTAAAAGTATTTTCCAACGCTCTTGGGAATCCAGTggcttgggtgggggggggggacattCTGGTTTTCTGAAATTGGGAGAGCCAAATTAACAGTAAAGTTAAGAAAGAGTTCCCTGACGGTACACATGCAATCCACTCATATTTATATTCTCCACTATTATGgttactggaaaattgaaattaaaaccaAGTGTTGGAAATCCTTAACAGGCAAGACAGCATCTCTGGAAAGACAAACAGCGAGATAAAAGATGTCTAAACTGCATTATTAACTGTTTCACTCTTCAAAAGATacaccagacctgctcagttacCCCATCTCTTCATTTTTGCTTTTGTCATTGTGTGCATAGTACTAAGATTATTAAAGAGAATATTCCCATGAGCTTTATTTtcatattaaaacaaaaaatgcaacATCATTGAAAATAAAAGCTGCATAGAACTAGTCTATCTTATGTTATTAAAAGAAGGCTAGTAGACAATCCCATGCTTCTTGAGCGCTGTTGCAGTGTTAAGATACTAACCTCATCTGTCCATTTAAGGCCACTTCTAATATTCCCTGTTGGTGTGAAAAAATTCAGGCAGTTTCAACTGCTTGTAAATTTTTGATTTTAATCACAGGGCAAGTGTAACTGCCTGTAAAGTTCTGGGTTTGGGGCAGAAGAACCCAAAAAACTGGCTTTTTCCTCTTTTCAACAATTGCTTTGAGTTTGTGGCAAAATGTAATGTGATACCTGCAGTGGGACAAACAGATACATATATAAGATTAGAACGCATTCAGAATTATTGTTGGAAATAGCAAAGCAATGCCACTGCAAAGCGGTGCAAAAGATTTTTTACAGCTCAATAAACACTGAGGCCATGTTGAAACACTGGAGCAAGATTGAGAAAAACCCATTTCTTAAATAACGTTGCATGTTTACAAAATATCAAAATGTATGAAAGCCTGGGCCACTCCTTCAGTCCACTGGAGCTTATAAATACACATTACAAAGCTCTAACGTATGCTTCAAGTTAACAGTTTCTGCAATTAAATCATCTATTAAAATggcaaatgtgtttttttaataaaaagcgCAAAATATTGCTTTTGCAGCACATTTGtgaaaataatataaaaataatttctaTATTACAATTTTTAACTTCTGCTTGTAAATTTCAGTCATAATGCATCTTCTAGTTCACAAACACAAATATACAGTTATTTTCTGCTCTATGTCACCATATCACTTTTACATTGGTAACTAATGTGCAAATTATCTCCTGGTGTTTACTTTGCTGTAgcgtaatttaaaaaaaacatagttgtTGAAATATAATCAAATATTTGGTAACAGTCCATGGAGTAACAAAATGAAAAGGTCTCACATTACTCCAGGTTACTAAGTAAGAATTAAGGGTTGGAGTATCAATTCCGAACAGAAGTTGTAACGCGTTCGAATACATCTGACTGTAGTGCAACTCAAGGACTTTGAAAATGTAATGAACAGACTTTCCTTCATGGTATAAAGATCTATAAATGGATGCTCAACTTAAATTGcttcttcaaaacatttgtaGTGATGGATTTGGTTAATATAGAGAAACTGGAATGACATTTTTCAGACAATTCAGTTAAATAGACCTGTTTCCTCTTTCCCTGCGCTGAAGCTCTTCTTTGTAACAGTAAGAGCAGTAAAATTCTGTCTCCGGACTGCCGTAGAAGGGGCAGTTGTGCTGTTTGCATCGGTTTTGTTGTAGGAAATAGGGAGGAGCCGCCATAATTCGCCCTTTGGTTTGCTCTCCACTTTGCCACACCGAGGAAACACCCTCGTCTGCATATTCCAAGTAGCCATTAACATCGCTTGGACCAAATCCATTGGTAAATGTGTGGCTTTTATGTTCAGGGGGCAGCAAATGCTTCAGAGGTTCCATGGTTTCTACAGTAGGAAATCTTGAAAGACCCACAGGACAGTAATTTTGATAAGACAGTGAGTGACTATGCTGCGGATATGTTGCGCATGTTTTCAGGGAGCCAATGACAGGTGGCTGAATGTCAATTGGGCAGTTTGATGATGGAGGTTTAATCTCAGACACATGGATGACATGCCGCAACAAAGCTGGCGTGTGTGTAAagtgggcagaggtgagtgtgccGGTCTTAGGGATTTCATTTCTGAGGGGTGAATTGGTCTCTGTTGCTTGACCACTCCTTCTTTGTGTTTTTGAGTTCATCAAATCCATATGGCTTTGAGAAGAACCTTGTAGAGTGTCCACCTGAGGATTTGGTTCCACCTTGCTTCTCTCAGATGGTTCATGTTCCATCTTTTTACATGTGGAGTTACTGGAAGCTTTTTTCTCTGCCTCTTTGCGTTTTTGCTCCTGCTCTGCATTGAAGCGTTCCTGAGCAGTAGACAAGTAATAATTAATCATTTCCTCGTGAAACTGATGCCTATGGCTAGTCAACAGAAGTCCAGCAAAAATGAACTTCCTCTCTCCTTGCATAGCAGCTCTCAATATGCTGAGGCTGAGTTTGACATCAGTGCTGTACTTGCACTGATCAGCTGGTTTATCCGTTGGAACTTTAACAGAGGTAATATTTGACTTGTCAGTAGGTGATGAACTTGATTGCAATGACTCATCTTTACTCCCTTTATTAGATTTATTGGATTCTTTTTTCTTGCCTttctccacattctccccattgcGCCCATTGCTTGAATTTCCTTTGCTGATTCTTCCATGTACTAATCCTCCGAATCCTCCCATGTTCTTCTTTATTTTAGTCCCCAGGGTTTTACTAAAACTCCCGAGTTTGTTTGCAACAGAGTCTGTCctgttcttttccttcttttgtttatctcctttatctttctctttctgGTTTTTGTGTCCATTCAGATTAGAGTTGCTGCAGATGGAGTCTCTGTCTGACTCGGAGTCAGACAGTGAATGGGCATCTTCCCCTACTGAACCAGTTGGTGATTCTGGCTGGGCCAAAGGTGCCTGTGAGTACAAACAATTCATAACTAGCCTAATAAAATTTATAGTATTATACAAAACTATTAGAATATAACAAAGTATTTTATATTAAAACCTGACTGCTGTAATAGTTTTGTCTTGCAGTATTATCCAGTGCCTCACCCAAATTACATGTAAGACAATAAGCGGCATATGGAGGTTTGACCATAGACAGACTCAA
This genomic interval from Chiloscyllium plagiosum isolate BGI_BamShark_2017 chromosome 40, ASM401019v2, whole genome shotgun sequence contains the following:
- the otud7a gene encoding OTU domain-containing protein 7A, with the translated sequence MTFDMDLVLSDFVRSTGAEPGLARDLLEGKNWDLSAALNDFEQLRQVHTGNLPCVFNEGSFYRQQDQELSDQMKTSEQRQDEFAQEKRLSRGISHASSAIVSLARSQVANECTNEQFPLEMPIYTFQLPDLNMYSEDFRSFIERDLIEQSTMVALEQAGRLNWWSVVCSSCKRLLPLATTGDGNCLLHAASLGMWGFHDRDLILRKALYTMMKSSTERDALKRRWRWQQTQQNKESGLVYTEEEWEREWNELLKLASSEPRTHYSKNTGSSGGVDNSEDPVYESLEEFHVFVLAHVLRRPIVVVADTMLRDSGGEAFAPIPFGGIYLPLEVPPNRCHCSPLVLAYDQAHFSALVSMEQNDQQQEQAAIPLTDSEHKLLPLHFAMDPKKDWEWGKDDNDNSKLANLVLSLEAKLHLLHNYMNVSWICIPAETRAPLAQPESPTGSVGEDAHSLSDSESDRDSICSNSNLNGHKNQKEKDKGDKQKKEKNRTDSVANKLGSFSKTLGTKIKKNMGGFGGLVHGRISKGNSSNGRNGENVEKGKKKESNKSNKGSKDESLQSSSSPTDKSNITSVKVPTDKPADQCKYSTDVKLSLSILRAAMQGERKFIFAGLLLTSHRHQFHEEMINYYLSTAQERFNAEQEQKRKEAEKKASSNSTCKKMEHEPSERSKVEPNPQVDTLQGSSQSHMDLMNSKTQRRSGQATETNSPLRNEIPKTGTLTSAHFTHTPALLRHVIHVSEIKPPSSNCPIDIQPPVIGSLKTCATYPQHSHSLSYQNYCPVGLSRFPTVETMEPLKHLLPPEHKSHTFTNGFGPSDVNGYLEYADEGVSSVWQSGEQTKGRIMAAPPYFLQQNRCKQHNCPFYGSPETEFYCSYCYKEELQRRERGNRSI